The proteins below are encoded in one region of Sphingopyxis sp. YR583:
- a CDS encoding RrF2 family transcriptional regulator: protein MLSQKTRYTIRAFQHLADHWGKGQVQLADIADAQNIPPKFLTVILSEMAREGLLISQRGRDGGYQLALPPLDISYGDLVRLTRGSLALVPCAARNAHEHCKNCLPEAECRLRSLMLKVRDDTASILDRITLADPIALEPVFEKEEAAE from the coding sequence ATGCTCTCGCAAAAAACCCGCTATACGATCCGCGCGTTCCAGCACCTTGCCGACCATTGGGGCAAAGGGCAGGTCCAGCTCGCGGACATCGCGGATGCGCAGAATATCCCGCCCAAATTCCTGACCGTGATCCTGTCGGAAATGGCGCGTGAGGGCCTCCTCATTTCGCAGCGCGGGCGCGACGGCGGCTATCAGCTCGCGCTACCCCCGCTCGATATCAGCTATGGCGACCTTGTCCGGCTGACACGGGGTTCGCTCGCGCTTGTTCCGTGCGCCGCGCGCAACGCGCACGAACATTGCAAGAATTGCCTTCCCGAGGCGGAATGTCGCCTGCGTAGCCTGATGCTCAAGGTCCGCGACGATACCGCCTCTATCCTCGACCGTATCACGCTCGCCGACCCGATCGCGCTGGAACCGGTGTTCGAAAAGGAAGAAGCCGCCGAATAG
- a CDS encoding helix-turn-helix transcriptional regulator has translation MPPRFPSDLVGLDAQGEWIVRLAEREVGVVHAPAGYGKTAWCGALFTAAQAAGWRTAWWSVDESGEGAAMLGAAIGIPHNGENAEALAEYIDGAGRPFLFVVDNADRLNDPAAIALLDRLMLHPPVHLRLVLAGRAPPLIALDDIESRGMLLDIGRGDLALGDGEVHRFLKHAGVSLDARATVGLNRMLAGWPAALRLAVRRPERLRAMAATNDWTGLAVSLTPLVAPQMDALAEPARHLLRRSAVAPWLDGDLSRLLGGGEDGEAILRELAARDAVIDSIDGGEYCLHPAVRAVLAHGLDPDEAKQLHRIVGRYYASRGRVVDAIDQTIACGDLNESARLVAETAMPMIERGEIDPVAGWIDRLPPETAAAAPDLARARAWLDLLLGRSRASISVDTDEARAIDLLRRALGEDRADDIVETCDRILAEPEGLSGLAADMVRATLARGALGRGLFGLVHDAVRPLMLRNAKGALGLPCALAFIAKAGVARAQGQLGEAERLLREAKARQTEPGLAAALIDAALARACYERDAVDAAVVLATDALPYLERSIFQDALIDAFLVSIRSAAAAGQSDAAASLIDRAELVAYARDWAPLKALCIVERARLRLPQTIDAETVVAVGDEERAVLDPLSSQGRAFALLSEIRAYEAIANGDRPRLTAVAERLLRLASNGDDAELRATATLFNILPQLSGRCDKMVELETVRFLNHAASAGFRRTIVDVLDVTGVRAVQNFCSEAYASDCFLALLKLAEPSRRNPVLEGTHAVAPGEAFSFLTEREIEILSALNAGESNKEIARTLHLAPETVKWHLKNVMRKLRAGSREEAVANAATLGLKLIEYQRTS, from the coding sequence ATGCCGCCGCGATTTCCGTCCGATCTGGTCGGGCTTGATGCGCAAGGCGAATGGATTGTCCGGCTGGCTGAACGCGAGGTCGGCGTCGTCCATGCGCCCGCAGGCTATGGCAAGACCGCATGGTGCGGCGCGCTGTTCACCGCGGCGCAAGCGGCGGGCTGGCGCACCGCCTGGTGGTCGGTCGACGAAAGCGGTGAGGGCGCCGCGATGTTGGGTGCCGCGATCGGCATTCCCCATAACGGCGAGAATGCGGAGGCACTGGCGGAATATATCGACGGGGCTGGCCGGCCGTTCCTGTTCGTTGTCGACAATGCCGATCGGTTGAATGATCCGGCAGCGATCGCGCTTCTTGATCGCTTGATGCTGCATCCCCCGGTTCACCTCCGGCTGGTGCTTGCGGGACGCGCGCCGCCGCTGATCGCGCTGGACGACATCGAAAGCCGCGGCATGCTGCTCGACATCGGTCGTGGGGATCTGGCGCTGGGTGACGGCGAAGTGCATCGCTTCCTGAAGCATGCCGGCGTCTCGCTGGACGCGCGAGCGACGGTGGGCCTCAATCGCATGCTTGCAGGCTGGCCTGCCGCGTTGCGGCTCGCGGTGCGCCGGCCGGAGCGGTTGCGTGCCATGGCAGCGACGAACGACTGGACCGGTCTCGCAGTCAGCCTGACGCCGCTCGTCGCCCCGCAAATGGACGCTCTCGCCGAACCCGCGCGGCATTTGCTGCGACGGTCGGCGGTGGCGCCATGGCTCGACGGCGATCTCTCGCGGTTGCTCGGCGGCGGAGAGGATGGCGAGGCGATATTGCGGGAGCTCGCAGCCCGGGATGCCGTTATCGATAGTATCGACGGCGGCGAATATTGCCTGCATCCTGCGGTTCGCGCGGTGCTGGCGCACGGTCTCGATCCCGACGAAGCGAAGCAGCTGCACCGCATCGTCGGACGATATTATGCAAGCCGGGGCCGAGTGGTCGACGCCATCGATCAGACGATTGCATGTGGCGATCTTAACGAATCAGCCAGACTGGTCGCTGAAACTGCGATGCCGATGATAGAGCGTGGGGAGATCGACCCCGTCGCGGGCTGGATCGATCGCCTGCCGCCGGAAACCGCTGCAGCAGCGCCCGATCTCGCCCGTGCCCGTGCCTGGCTGGACCTGTTGCTCGGCAGGAGCCGCGCGAGCATCTCCGTAGATACGGACGAAGCGCGCGCTATCGACCTGCTACGCCGTGCGCTTGGCGAAGATCGGGCGGACGATATCGTCGAAACCTGCGATCGCATTCTGGCGGAACCCGAAGGGCTGTCCGGTCTGGCAGCCGATATGGTCCGAGCAACGCTCGCACGCGGCGCGCTGGGACGCGGGCTCTTCGGATTGGTGCACGATGCAGTGCGCCCGTTGATGTTGCGCAATGCGAAAGGGGCGCTCGGGTTGCCGTGCGCGCTCGCGTTTATTGCAAAGGCGGGCGTAGCGCGCGCGCAGGGGCAATTGGGCGAGGCCGAGCGGTTGCTGCGCGAGGCGAAAGCGCGGCAAACTGAGCCGGGGCTGGCAGCAGCCCTGATCGACGCGGCGCTGGCACGCGCTTGCTACGAGCGCGATGCGGTAGACGCTGCGGTAGTGCTTGCCACCGATGCGCTGCCGTATCTGGAACGCAGCATCTTTCAGGATGCGTTGATCGATGCCTTCCTCGTCTCAATACGTAGCGCGGCGGCAGCCGGCCAGAGCGACGCGGCGGCCTCGCTGATCGACCGGGCCGAACTGGTCGCCTATGCTCGCGACTGGGCACCGCTGAAGGCACTGTGCATCGTCGAGCGCGCGCGGCTGCGGCTGCCGCAGACGATCGACGCTGAAACGGTGGTGGCGGTCGGTGACGAGGAGCGCGCGGTGCTCGATCCGCTGTCGTCGCAGGGCAGAGCCTTCGCGCTGTTATCGGAGATTCGGGCCTATGAGGCGATTGCAAATGGCGACCGGCCACGCCTGACAGCAGTGGCCGAACGCTTGTTGCGGCTTGCGTCGAACGGCGACGATGCCGAGTTGCGTGCGACCGCGACGCTGTTCAACATTCTGCCGCAACTCAGCGGCCGCTGCGACAAGATGGTCGAGCTGGAAACGGTGCGCTTTCTAAACCATGCCGCGAGTGCCGGGTTCCGGCGCACGATCGTCGACGTTCTCGATGTTACCGGGGTTCGTGCGGTGCAGAACTTCTGCAGTGAGGCCTATGCGTCCGACTGTTTCCTCGCCTTGCTGAAGCTCGCCGAGCCGTCGCGCCGCAATCCGGTGCTCGAAGGCACGCATGCGGTGGCGCCGGGTGAAGCATTTTCCTTCCTGACCGAGCGGGAGATCGAGATATTGAGCGCGCTCAACGCCGGCGAGTCGAACAAGGAGATCGCGCGCACGCTGCACCTCGCTCCCGAAACGGTGAAGTGGCATCTCAAGAATGTCATGCGCAAGCTGCGGGCGGGTAGCCGGGAGGAAGCTGTTGCGAACGCCGCTACGCTTGGCCTGAAGCTGATCGAATATCAGCGAACATCATAG
- a CDS encoding TonB-dependent receptor, with protein sequence MTQKAVLATCLSTTMLIGWHPAATAQETAPPAEESSGGIAEIVVTAQKRAQNLQDVPVAVSAIGGDALESRGITETSDLMGVVPSLQVTSPYGNTQPNFALRGISVANEFSASTASPVGVYVDEVYQSFRASHGQQLYDIDRVEVLRGPQGTLYGRNTTGGAVSFFTRRPELDGTNGYLTLGYGNYDTKTVQGAAEFTLVPDVLGIRFAGTRSKGDGWQYNPAQDRHVGTTDTIGGRVAIRWKPTDRLDINLKFYAAKDDPLGANAYAIGQLEGNRDALGYSRFDPAQNGGRALRRNEVSADTGGTYYTRSEGVALNIDYELSDNVTLTSITGFDRGRYAIDPNDCDGSPNDLCAIRFRSRSKNFNQDFRIAYSDDKLDIIGGLYYGKDTVKTSNEPDFFGVIRPLLLGAGLPGSYNNAAVATPDSIGIVPAFAADPTLDPTNPASCAPVAVNPNGFLDARSLIALLTDIQLNNSGGGGFGGAFSAACRAAGAPPFTPILGSQKFDIQRPSKAIYGDVTWKATDALTVAMGLRYTMDKVKFRNGSTILYSLDGTTPVVNLIPYSNPYNPNLPTMNLGSKANRLTGRVNVSYKFADDVMGYIQYSRGYRSGSYNGLAYQGTNQVYYIKPEQVNAYEGGLKTRFFDRRVQLNLAGFYYDYSNQQTTQVVGATTFTRSANGRVYGGEAELTVQAADSLRLDATLGLLNSKYKGNVVDPADPATQFTRNVNGNSFPNAPKTTFTAGFEWDVFDGKAGKLTLRGDANYMGRYYFDSFGDYGQQPCDRVGTPGAIRPAGTAFTCGNPSYWLLNSRLTYQKDDFSVSAWVKNLTNKYYFTYGLNIDVFGLDYLNRGMPRTYGVEATMKF encoded by the coding sequence GTGACCCAAAAGGCTGTCCTGGCAACCTGCCTGTCCACCACCATGCTCATCGGATGGCACCCCGCCGCCACTGCCCAGGAAACGGCGCCGCCCGCCGAAGAGTCCAGCGGCGGGATCGCCGAGATCGTCGTCACCGCGCAGAAACGAGCGCAGAATCTGCAGGACGTGCCCGTTGCGGTGTCGGCGATTGGCGGCGACGCGCTCGAGAGTCGCGGGATTACCGAAACCTCAGACCTGATGGGTGTGGTTCCCAGCCTTCAGGTCACGAGCCCTTATGGCAACACCCAGCCGAATTTTGCGCTGCGCGGAATTTCCGTCGCAAACGAATTTTCGGCTTCGACGGCGTCGCCGGTCGGCGTCTATGTCGACGAAGTCTATCAGAGCTTCCGTGCGAGCCATGGCCAGCAACTCTATGACATCGACCGCGTCGAGGTGCTGCGCGGACCGCAAGGCACCTTGTACGGCCGCAACACCACCGGCGGCGCCGTCAGCTTCTTCACGCGGAGACCCGAACTCGACGGGACCAACGGTTATCTGACGCTGGGCTATGGCAATTACGATACCAAGACTGTGCAGGGCGCTGCCGAATTCACGCTGGTCCCCGATGTGCTCGGTATCCGCTTTGCCGGCACGCGCTCAAAGGGTGACGGCTGGCAGTATAACCCCGCGCAGGACCGGCATGTCGGCACCACCGACACGATCGGCGGGCGCGTCGCGATCCGCTGGAAGCCAACCGACCGCCTCGACATCAACCTCAAATTCTATGCCGCGAAGGACGACCCACTCGGTGCCAACGCCTATGCGATCGGCCAATTGGAAGGAAATCGCGACGCGCTCGGCTATTCGCGTTTCGACCCCGCGCAAAATGGCGGGCGTGCATTGCGCCGCAACGAAGTATCGGCCGACACCGGCGGTACCTATTACACCCGCTCCGAAGGCGTCGCGCTCAACATCGATTACGAGCTTAGCGACAATGTAACGCTGACTTCGATCACCGGATTCGACAGAGGTCGTTATGCAATCGATCCGAACGATTGCGACGGGTCGCCGAACGACCTGTGCGCGATCCGTTTCCGGTCGCGCAGCAAGAATTTCAATCAGGATTTCCGGATCGCCTATTCGGACGACAAGCTCGATATCATCGGTGGCCTCTATTATGGCAAGGATACCGTCAAGACGTCGAACGAGCCCGACTTCTTCGGCGTCATCCGCCCGTTGCTGCTCGGCGCGGGCCTTCCGGGAAGCTATAACAATGCGGCGGTCGCGACGCCGGACTCGATCGGCATCGTGCCGGCCTTCGCAGCCGATCCGACGCTCGATCCGACCAACCCGGCAAGCTGCGCACCCGTTGCGGTCAATCCGAACGGATTCCTCGACGCGCGTTCGCTCATAGCGCTGCTCACCGACATCCAGCTCAACAATTCTGGCGGGGGAGGTTTCGGCGGAGCGTTCTCGGCTGCGTGCCGCGCCGCAGGCGCCCCGCCTTTCACGCCGATCCTTGGGTCGCAGAAATTCGATATCCAGCGGCCGTCAAAAGCCATCTATGGCGATGTGACATGGAAGGCGACCGATGCGCTTACCGTTGCGATGGGCCTGCGTTATACGATGGACAAGGTGAAATTCCGCAACGGCAGCACGATCCTCTACAGCCTCGACGGCACGACGCCGGTGGTCAACCTGATCCCGTACAGCAATCCCTACAACCCGAACCTGCCGACGATGAACCTCGGCAGCAAGGCCAACCGCCTGACCGGGCGCGTCAATGTAAGCTATAAATTCGCCGACGATGTGATGGGCTATATCCAGTACAGCCGCGGTTATCGCAGCGGCAGCTACAACGGCCTCGCCTATCAGGGCACGAACCAGGTCTATTATATCAAGCCCGAACAGGTGAACGCCTATGAAGGCGGGCTCAAGACGCGCTTTTTCGATCGCCGGGTCCAGCTCAACCTCGCGGGCTTCTATTACGATTATTCGAACCAGCAGACGACGCAGGTGGTCGGCGCGACGACCTTTACCCGCAGCGCCAACGGGCGCGTTTATGGCGGCGAAGCAGAATTGACGGTGCAGGCCGCGGACTCGCTGCGGCTCGATGCGACGCTGGGCCTGCTTAATAGCAAATATAAGGGCAATGTTGTCGATCCGGCCGACCCTGCGACGCAATTCACGCGCAACGTCAACGGCAACAGCTTCCCCAATGCGCCGAAGACGACCTTCACCGCTGGCTTCGAATGGGATGTGTTCGACGGCAAGGCCGGCAAGCTGACGTTGCGCGGCGATGCCAATTATATGGGTCGATATTATTTCGACTCGTTCGGCGATTACGGCCAGCAGCCATGCGACCGGGTCGGGACGCCCGGCGCGATCCGGCCGGCGGGGACGGCCTTCACCTGCGGCAATCCGTCCTACTGGCTGCTCAACAGCCGGCTGACTTACCAAAAGGACGATTTCTCCGTCAGCGCGTGGGTCAAGAACCTGACCAACAAATATTATTTCACCTACGGGCTCAACATCGACGTGTTCGGGCTCGACTATCTGAACCGGGGCATGCCCCGCACTTACGGCGTCGAAGCGACGATGAAGTTCTGA
- a CDS encoding SDR family NAD(P)-dependent oxidoreductase: MMRFTGKSVLITGAARGIGLAAAQEFAREGASVTITDIDLDEAEAAAASIRSEGHKAQARRQDVTDEAAWAALIADVVARDGRLDILVNNAGMGFLKSVVDTDLAEWQRLMAVNLESVFLGVRAGIEAMKDKGGVIVNVASIAANVAEPLFPAYNASKAGVAMLTKAVAVDCARKGWPVRINSLHPGYCETKLVADAVGSLGDAAGDFATATVGAIPLGRMATTREIARPLLFLASDDAAYMCGSELIVDGGYTAV; encoded by the coding sequence ATGATGCGGTTTACAGGTAAAAGCGTGCTGATTACCGGCGCCGCGCGAGGCATCGGCCTTGCCGCTGCGCAGGAGTTTGCACGCGAGGGTGCGTCGGTGACGATCACCGATATCGATCTCGATGAGGCTGAGGCAGCGGCTGCGTCGATCCGCAGTGAAGGACATAAGGCACAGGCTCGGCGCCAGGACGTTACCGATGAAGCGGCCTGGGCCGCGCTGATCGCCGATGTCGTGGCGCGTGACGGCAGACTCGACATCCTCGTCAACAACGCCGGCATGGGCTTCCTGAAATCGGTCGTCGATACCGACCTCGCGGAATGGCAGCGGCTGATGGCGGTCAACCTGGAGAGCGTCTTCCTCGGCGTTCGCGCCGGCATCGAGGCGATGAAGGATAAAGGCGGCGTGATCGTCAACGTCGCCTCGATCGCCGCGAACGTCGCCGAGCCGCTCTTCCCCGCCTACAACGCCAGCAAGGCGGGGGTCGCTATGCTGACCAAGGCGGTTGCGGTCGACTGCGCGCGCAAGGGCTGGCCGGTGCGGATCAACTCGCTGCACCCCGGCTATTGCGAGACCAAGCTCGTCGCCGATGCGGTCGGTTCGCTGGGCGACGCAGCGGGCGATTTTGCCACCGCCACGGTCGGCGCGATCCCCTTGGGTCGCATGGCGACGACGCGCGAGATCGCGCGGCCGCTGCTTTTCCTCGCCAGCGACGATGCCGCGTATATGTGCGGCAGCGAACTCATCGTCGACGGCGGCTACACGGCCGTCTGA
- a CDS encoding DUF5938 domain-containing protein — protein MSEKKPVIVYGASGYTGRLVCEYLRELGIPFIAAGRDKKRVQEVMDKVPGIETADYEVVEVEHSVAALTKLFKGAKVVCNMVGPFIKYGPETVEAALAAGCHYLDTTGEQDWMMLAQEKWGEAFATKGLLLSPCVAHMYTTGEIAANIALETMPGLDTLDMLVLWKGFPTYASVQTIFTILKADWYYLENNQYVQWPTLTTTECNVPGQHATALTLPWGGTSHPLWFKDDPRVSTVKVYGGVFAREVMDNVVAMTKMVDTDIKPLPFEEQEAALSKMAESIQGDMPPRENPRLNTSIDSVYASGPLGRVHVLLHGNCNYKQTGLMQAWAAANLLQQPPRRTGFASACQAFGHREIFGALRQFGLVLKPIVTVND, from the coding sequence ATGAGCGAGAAGAAACCGGTCATCGTCTATGGCGCCTCGGGCTACACCGGCCGCCTCGTCTGCGAATATCTGCGCGAACTCGGTATCCCGTTCATCGCTGCAGGACGCGACAAGAAGCGCGTGCAGGAGGTGATGGACAAGGTTCCCGGCATCGAGACCGCCGATTATGAAGTCGTAGAGGTCGAGCACAGCGTCGCGGCGCTGACCAAGCTGTTCAAGGGCGCAAAGGTCGTGTGCAACATGGTTGGCCCCTTCATCAAATATGGTCCCGAAACGGTCGAGGCCGCGCTGGCCGCCGGATGCCATTATCTCGACACCACCGGCGAGCAGGACTGGATGATGCTGGCGCAGGAGAAATGGGGCGAGGCCTTCGCCACGAAGGGCCTGCTCCTTTCGCCGTGCGTCGCGCATATGTATACGACAGGCGAGATCGCCGCGAACATCGCGCTTGAAACCATGCCCGGGCTCGATACGCTCGATATGCTGGTGCTGTGGAAGGGCTTTCCGACCTATGCCTCGGTCCAGACGATCTTCACCATTCTCAAGGCCGATTGGTACTATCTTGAAAACAATCAATATGTGCAATGGCCGACGCTGACGACGACCGAATGCAATGTCCCCGGCCAGCACGCGACGGCGCTGACGCTGCCTTGGGGCGGCACATCGCACCCTTTATGGTTCAAGGATGATCCGCGCGTGTCGACGGTCAAGGTCTATGGCGGCGTCTTCGCGCGCGAGGTGATGGACAATGTCGTCGCGATGACCAAGATGGTCGACACCGACATCAAGCCGTTGCCGTTCGAGGAACAGGAGGCCGCGCTTTCAAAGATGGCCGAGTCCATTCAGGGCGACATGCCGCCGCGCGAGAACCCGCGGCTCAACACCAGCATCGACTCGGTCTATGCCTCCGGCCCGCTCGGCCGCGTCCATGTGCTACTCCACGGCAATTGCAACTATAAGCAGACCGGGCTGATGCAGGCCTGGGCTGCCGCGAACCTGCTCCAGCAACCGCCGCGCCGCACCGGCTTCGCTTCGGCATGCCAGGCCTTCGGGCACCGCGAAATATTCGGTGCATTGCGACAGTTCGGGCTGGTGTTGAAGCCGATCGTCACAGTCAACGACTGA